One region of Priestia megaterium genomic DNA includes:
- a CDS encoding D-2-hydroxyacid dehydrogenase — MKIHTILVAGRMHKELQEIINQKKLTQTFRFMEEQDVTMEDLNWADALLSFGPTNCFEDHSFKWIHSLGAGVDRFLESGNWKKSVMLTRTVCSFGQRISEYCLSYMLAELQHHAQFQHQQKQKQWKVIEPQQLSTQTVIIYGTGEIGGRLAAVLKSFGVRVIGVSKNGNEKPSFDQVFSISKEKELLKEADWIISTMPLTSETKSYFDQKWMNLVENAYFINVGRGATVDENALVEAIEQKHIRKAYIDVFEQEPLTKESFWWNHSHIIITPHISAVTTPEEAVECFVETLQKVEQGELTSNLVNIERGY, encoded by the coding sequence ATGAAGATTCATACGATACTAGTGGCAGGAAGAATGCATAAAGAGCTGCAGGAGATAATCAATCAAAAGAAGCTCACACAGACGTTTCGGTTTATGGAAGAGCAAGACGTTACAATGGAAGATTTAAACTGGGCTGATGCGCTTTTATCCTTCGGTCCAACGAATTGCTTTGAAGATCATAGCTTTAAATGGATTCATTCTCTCGGCGCAGGAGTCGATCGGTTCTTAGAAAGTGGGAATTGGAAAAAGAGCGTGATGTTAACACGTACGGTTTGTTCATTCGGTCAGCGAATCAGTGAATATTGTCTTAGCTATATGCTAGCTGAACTTCAGCACCACGCACAGTTTCAGCATCAGCAAAAACAAAAGCAGTGGAAAGTGATAGAGCCTCAGCAGCTTTCTACTCAAACGGTCATAATTTATGGAACAGGTGAAATCGGCGGACGTCTTGCCGCTGTTTTAAAATCTTTTGGTGTACGAGTGATAGGCGTATCTAAAAATGGAAATGAAAAGCCCTCATTTGATCAAGTCTTCTCCATTTCAAAAGAAAAAGAATTGTTAAAAGAAGCGGATTGGATTATTAGCACCATGCCATTAACGAGTGAAACAAAAAGCTACTTTGATCAAAAATGGATGAATTTAGTTGAAAATGCATACTTTATAAACGTTGGACGAGGAGCAACTGTAGATGAAAATGCGTTAGTAGAGGCTATTGAGCAAAAACATATTCGAAAAGCATACATAGACGTGTTTGAACAGGAGCCGTTAACGAAAGAATCCTTTTGGTGGAATCATTCACATATCATCATAACACCTCATATTTCAGCGGTGACTACGCCTGAAGAAGCCGTCGAATGCTTTGTTGAAACGCTGCAAAAAGTTGAGCAGGGCGAATTGACTTCTAACTTGGTTAATATTGAAAGAGGCTATTAA
- a CDS encoding ATP-binding protein gives MLQDNLILEHYGLNELNFDTIKSYRDRFAEVKPAHPWNALETKEFLYKVGAWGKVRDTHKEGVTLAGLLLFSEERIITEVLPQYFLEYRESKGNEEWTERFTSQDGTWSGNIFDFYFHIHEIVRNSEPQSSIASSLTEVLINMLIHADYNGEGGVILEKQPSHYVFSNPGLLLVPTDSVFSKTVSQLRNPNIVKLFSLLGLCERSGSGLKKVKQNWSLHHYKKPSVDQDVSMHRTVVTLSLSTQERQISSSEKDTYHTSVTDLGNNFKSVEKYQNIPENNVENNSYNKNKDSYNKDLLEELNSCNNENNSYNKEENYYNSELNSYNKDDYSYNSYQSSYNKESEDGSSNSVNGEDIDTKLWDIAALAREKKRLSPNQMEHIILELCKEKPLMLKEFAYLLERTPDGVRNNYLTKLLRKGQLQLKYPNQPNHPKQAYLFHKKDTGK, from the coding sequence ATGTTACAAGATAATCTCATCCTAGAGCACTATGGATTAAATGAATTAAATTTTGATACGATCAAAAGCTACCGGGATCGATTTGCTGAAGTAAAACCAGCTCATCCTTGGAATGCGCTTGAAACAAAAGAGTTTTTATACAAAGTAGGAGCATGGGGAAAGGTAAGAGATACCCATAAAGAAGGAGTTACGCTCGCAGGCCTGCTTTTATTCAGTGAAGAACGGATTATCACAGAAGTTTTACCACAATACTTTTTGGAATACCGGGAAAGTAAAGGGAATGAAGAATGGACAGAGCGTTTTACCTCTCAAGACGGGACGTGGTCAGGAAATATTTTCGATTTTTATTTCCATATTCATGAAATTGTTCGCAATAGCGAACCCCAGTCGTCAATCGCTTCCTCTTTAACAGAAGTTTTAATCAATATGCTTATTCATGCAGATTATAATGGCGAGGGCGGCGTTATTTTAGAAAAGCAACCTTCTCATTACGTTTTTTCTAATCCAGGTCTTTTGTTAGTACCTACAGATTCAGTTTTTAGTAAAACCGTTAGTCAGCTTCGAAACCCGAATATCGTTAAGCTATTCAGTTTACTAGGGCTATGTGAACGTTCGGGCTCTGGCTTGAAAAAAGTGAAGCAAAACTGGAGCTTGCATCATTATAAAAAGCCTTCTGTTGATCAAGATGTTTCTATGCATCGTACGGTAGTCACGTTATCTCTGTCCACTCAAGAAAGACAGATTAGTTCTTCTGAAAAAGACACTTATCATACGTCTGTAACTGATTTGGGAAATAATTTTAAAAGTGTCGAAAAATATCAAAACATACCTGAAAACAATGTCGAAAATAACTCCTATAATAAAAATAAAGACTCTTATAATAAAGATTTATTAGAGGAGTTAAACTCATGTAATAACGAAAATAACTCCTATAATAAAGAAGAAAACTACTATAATAGTGAACTTAACTCATACAATAAAGATGATTACTCCTATAATAGTTATCAAAGCTCCTATAATAAAGAATCGGAAGATGGTTCTTCTAATTCAGTGAATGGTGAGGATATTGATACGAAGCTATGGGATATTGCAGCGCTGGCTCGTGAAAAAAAACGGCTTTCGCCTAATCAGATGGAGCATATTATTCTTGAATTATGCAAAGAAAAACCGCTCATGCTTAAAGAGTTTGCTTATTTACTAGAAAGAACGCCGGATGGAGTACGTAATAATTATTTAACAAAGCTATTACGAAAAGGACAATTACAGTTGAAATATCCAAATCAGCCAAACCATCCAAAGCAGGCATATTTATTCCATAAGAAAGATACAGGGAAGTAA
- a CDS encoding nitric oxide synthase oxygenase — MKQEELFEQARVFIETCYAELEKSEADKNKRLKEIHQQIMSLGHYDHTFEELEHGARMAWRNSNKCIGRLFWQSLNVFDKREAITVEEVRDALFHHIEYATNDGKIRPTITVFKPKMKAKEPVRIWNHQLIRYAGYETEYGMIGDPDSVAFTEVCQKLGWEGERTHFDVLPLVLQVNEESPRYFEIPKHLVKEVAITHPELPEFEDLQLKWYAVPMISDMKLEIGGIEYVAAPFNGWYMGTEIGARNLADTHRYNQLPKVASIMGLNMNYNATLWKDKALVELNVAVLSSFKREGVSIVDHHTAAQQFHLFEEREQKNGREVTGNWTWLIPPVSPATTHIFHKPYKNKVLSPNYFYQDAAY, encoded by the coding sequence TTGAAGCAAGAAGAATTATTTGAACAAGCACGTGTATTTATAGAGACGTGTTACGCTGAACTTGAAAAAAGCGAAGCGGATAAAAATAAGCGGTTAAAAGAAATTCATCAGCAAATTATGTCACTCGGACATTATGATCATACATTTGAAGAGCTAGAGCACGGAGCTCGTATGGCTTGGAGAAACAGCAATAAATGTATCGGACGACTATTTTGGCAATCGCTTAATGTATTTGATAAGCGAGAGGCGATCACAGTTGAAGAGGTAAGAGACGCCCTTTTTCATCATATTGAATATGCAACAAATGACGGGAAAATCCGTCCTACTATTACGGTGTTTAAACCAAAAATGAAGGCAAAAGAACCGGTTAGGATATGGAATCATCAGCTAATCCGCTATGCTGGGTATGAGACGGAATATGGTATGATAGGAGACCCTGATTCTGTTGCGTTCACGGAAGTTTGTCAAAAATTAGGATGGGAAGGTGAGAGAACTCACTTTGATGTTCTTCCTCTTGTCCTGCAAGTGAATGAAGAGTCGCCTCGATATTTTGAGATTCCAAAACATTTAGTGAAGGAAGTAGCTATTACGCATCCAGAACTTCCTGAATTTGAAGACTTACAGTTAAAATGGTACGCTGTCCCAATGATTTCAGATATGAAGCTAGAAATTGGAGGGATTGAGTACGTCGCAGCACCGTTTAATGGATGGTACATGGGGACTGAAATTGGTGCCCGAAATTTAGCGGACACGCATCGCTATAATCAACTTCCAAAAGTAGCTTCTATAATGGGATTGAACATGAATTATAATGCTACGCTTTGGAAGGACAAAGCTCTTGTGGAATTAAACGTTGCAGTGCTTTCTTCTTTTAAACGAGAAGGCGTTAGCATTGTAGACCATCACACGGCTGCTCAGCAATTTCACTTGTTTGAAGAAAGAGAACAAAAAAATGGCCGGGAAGTGACTGGGAACTGGACATGGTTAATCCCACCGGTTTCACCAGCTACCACACATATTTTTCATAAGCCTTATAAAAATAAAGTATTATCACCAAATTATTTTTATCAAGACGCTGCTTATTAA
- a CDS encoding ABC-F family ATP-binding cassette domain-containing protein codes for MSVLNVKNLSHGFGDRAIFNDVSFRLLKGEHVGLIGANGEGKSTFMNIITGKLEPDAGKVEWSKKVRVGYLDQHTALERGLSIRDVLKSAFQYLFDLEAQMNGLYEKMADVSPEELEKLLEEVGTLQDLLTNNDFYVIDAKVEEIARGLGLEDIGLDRDVQDLSGGQRTKVLLAKLLLEKPEILLLDEPTNYLDEQHIEWLRRYLQEYENAFILISHDLPFLNSVINLIYHMENQELNRYVGDYDDFMKVYEMKKQQLEAAYKKQQQEMADLKDFVARNKARVSTRNMAMSRQKKLDKMEVIELAQERPKPEFNFKSARTSSKLIFETSDLVIGYEEPLSKPLNLKMERGQKIALVGANGIGKTTLLKSILGEIKPISGSVEKGDYQHIGYFEQEVKSANYNTCIEEAWNEFPHFTQYEIRAALAKCGLTTKHIESKVEVLSGGEKAKVRLCKLINNETNILVLDEPTNHLDVDAKDELKRALKEYKGSILIICHEPEFYQDVVTDVWNCESWTTKLF; via the coding sequence ATGAGTGTATTAAACGTAAAAAATCTAAGCCACGGTTTTGGTGACCGTGCGATTTTTAACGATGTATCATTTCGATTGTTAAAAGGTGAACACGTCGGCTTAATTGGAGCAAACGGCGAAGGTAAATCAACATTTATGAACATCATTACAGGCAAACTAGAACCGGATGCGGGAAAAGTAGAATGGTCTAAAAAAGTGCGCGTCGGCTATTTAGATCAGCACACAGCATTAGAGCGCGGTCTTTCTATTCGTGATGTACTAAAAAGTGCTTTTCAATACCTATTTGATTTAGAAGCTCAAATGAATGGACTCTATGAGAAAATGGCCGATGTATCACCAGAAGAACTTGAAAAACTTTTAGAAGAAGTCGGTACACTTCAAGACCTCTTAACAAACAATGACTTTTACGTTATCGATGCAAAAGTCGAAGAAATTGCACGCGGATTAGGATTAGAAGATATCGGCTTAGATCGTGACGTACAGGATTTAAGTGGCGGACAGCGTACAAAAGTATTGCTAGCCAAACTGCTGCTTGAAAAACCAGAAATTCTTTTACTTGATGAGCCTACAAACTACTTGGATGAACAGCATATCGAGTGGCTACGACGCTACTTGCAAGAATATGAAAATGCCTTTATTTTAATTTCTCACGATCTTCCATTTTTAAATAGCGTGATCAATTTAATTTATCATATGGAAAACCAAGAGTTAAATCGCTATGTAGGAGACTACGACGATTTTATGAAAGTATATGAGATGAAAAAACAGCAGCTTGAAGCAGCTTATAAAAAACAACAGCAAGAAATGGCAGATTTAAAAGATTTCGTAGCGAGAAACAAAGCCCGCGTGTCGACACGAAATATGGCCATGTCCCGTCAAAAAAAGCTGGATAAAATGGAAGTAATTGAACTAGCTCAAGAGCGTCCAAAACCAGAGTTTAACTTTAAGAGTGCTCGTACTTCAAGCAAATTAATTTTTGAAACATCTGATTTAGTCATTGGATACGAAGAGCCGCTTTCTAAGCCACTGAATCTAAAAATGGAGCGAGGTCAAAAGATTGCCCTTGTAGGAGCAAATGGAATCGGGAAAACAACTCTTTTAAAAAGTATTCTAGGAGAAATCAAACCGATTTCAGGCTCTGTAGAAAAAGGCGATTACCAGCATATTGGCTATTTCGAACAAGAAGTTAAATCAGCTAACTACAATACGTGTATTGAAGAAGCATGGAACGAGTTTCCTCACTTTACCCAATATGAAATTCGTGCAGCGTTAGCTAAATGCGGCTTAACAACCAAACATATTGAAAGTAAAGTAGAAGTTCTAAGCGGTGGAGAAAAAGCAAAAGTCCGTCTATGTAAGCTGATTAACAATGAAACCAACATTCTTGTACTGGATGAGCCTACAAACCACTTGGATGTAGATGCGAAAGATGAATTAAAACGAGCTTTAAAAGAATACAAAGGAAGTATCTTAATTATTTGTCACGAACCTGAATTTTATCAAGATGTAGTCACAGACGTGTGGAACTGCGAATCTTGGACGACTAAATTATTTTAA
- a CDS encoding amidase, with protein sequence MKSKCVLIFLVVVWLFNMGKGIGCGSKVNAEMNIPLSTWVWDTKKWMLNQEAIREKLQEKKVTKVYLQIDAHLSPSVYRHFIQQAQVQGIDVYALDGAPSWIGPSGIEEQDAFFNWITAYQAEAEEQQQFSGVHLDIEPYLYKSWKNNRAKSILQYQYVISQAAVQSHELHLPLAVDIPFWFDEVPFKNSNGSGSLGHWIIQYADEVTIMSYRNHADKEDGIADITQNERRWGRVLSTPIEIGVETMASDEGEYISFSAKGEEEMMQELGMLLTKCQAKNPPSSIAVHHFDSWLQMKP encoded by the coding sequence GTGAAAAGCAAGTGCGTTCTTATTTTTCTGGTGGTTGTATGGCTGTTTAATATGGGGAAAGGAATAGGATGTGGATCAAAGGTGAATGCAGAGATGAATATACCGCTGTCGACGTGGGTGTGGGATACAAAGAAATGGATGTTGAACCAAGAAGCTATCCGTGAAAAACTTCAAGAAAAAAAGGTGACAAAGGTTTATTTACAAATTGATGCTCATCTTTCACCTTCTGTATATAGGCATTTTATCCAACAAGCGCAAGTCCAGGGTATAGATGTCTACGCACTTGACGGCGCTCCTTCTTGGATAGGGCCTTCTGGTATAGAAGAGCAAGACGCATTTTTTAATTGGATAACAGCTTACCAAGCAGAAGCGGAAGAACAACAGCAATTTTCAGGGGTTCATTTAGATATAGAGCCGTATTTGTATAAAAGCTGGAAAAATAATCGAGCGAAAAGTATTCTGCAGTATCAATATGTTATTTCTCAAGCCGCTGTACAGTCTCATGAGTTACACTTGCCGCTTGCTGTAGATATACCGTTTTGGTTTGACGAAGTTCCATTCAAAAATAGCAACGGTTCCGGTTCGCTGGGGCATTGGATTATTCAGTACGCTGATGAAGTCACAATTATGTCGTACCGAAACCATGCAGATAAAGAAGACGGTATTGCTGACATAACGCAAAATGAACGCAGGTGGGGACGTGTACTATCTACTCCGATTGAAATAGGGGTAGAAACGATGGCCTCAGATGAAGGGGAATACATTTCTTTTTCTGCTAAAGGAGAAGAAGAGATGATGCAAGAGCTGGGTATGTTGCTTACGAAGTGTCAAGCTAAAAACCCTCCAAGCAGTATAGCTGTTCATCATTTTGATAGCTGGCTACAGATGAAACCATGA
- the msrA gene encoding peptide-methionine (S)-S-oxide reductase MsrA, whose amino-acid sequence MEKATFAGGCFWCMVTPFEELEGIHGIVSGYMGGTVDNPTYEQVKSGTSGYYEVVQITFDPEVFPYKRLLDLYWPQIDPTDDGGQFQDRGSQYRTAIFYHNDSQKQEAEETKLEVAKSGRFKKPIVTSILPASAFYEAEEYHQDFHKKNPKHYKEDRAKSGRDEFIQANWK is encoded by the coding sequence ATGGAAAAAGCTACATTTGCAGGTGGATGTTTCTGGTGTATGGTTACACCATTTGAAGAGCTAGAAGGTATTCACGGCATTGTATCAGGATATATGGGGGGAACTGTGGATAACCCTACCTATGAGCAAGTAAAATCTGGCACAAGCGGTTATTACGAAGTGGTTCAAATCACATTTGACCCTGAAGTGTTTCCGTATAAACGTTTGTTAGATCTTTATTGGCCGCAAATTGATCCAACAGATGATGGAGGTCAATTCCAAGATCGAGGCTCGCAGTATCGAACAGCAATTTTTTACCATAACGATAGCCAAAAGCAGGAAGCTGAAGAGACAAAGCTAGAGGTCGCAAAAAGCGGACGTTTTAAAAAACCAATCGTGACAAGCATCCTTCCTGCCTCTGCGTTTTATGAAGCGGAAGAGTATCACCAAGATTTCCACAAGAAAAATCCAAAGCATTATAAAGAAGACCGCGCTAAGTCTGGTCGAGATGAGTTTATTCAAGCGAACTGGAAATAA